The Vanessa atalanta chromosome 4, ilVanAtal1.2, whole genome shotgun sequence genome segment TAGATTAATCGAACTCTCAACCGATGATATCGCGTTAACTttttgtcaaatgttgtttatttgccttttttcttgttatggttggaatagagtatgcATGTACTACCAATAAACAAATACGAGACAGACTacgtattaaaattcataaataaatgtgaCAACCCTGCGGTAATAACGGAAATCGTTATTTCGCAAAACTTCAAAGGCGATGTCCCACTGATAGTTTATCTTTGGGTATAATTGAATATCGGTATGCGTGTAGGTACATGCGCAACGGGCAGGGCGCCGGCGCCGCGTCCCCGCTGTGCGCGTGCGGCGGCGCGTGtggcggcgcgtgcggcggcgcgGGCTACTGCGCCGCGAGCgagcccgcgccccccgcgccccccTCGCTGGCCAGCGTCGCCATACAGGCCACGGGCAGCGTGGCGCTCGTGCCCTCGCCCGGCGTCGTCGCACACCGCCCGCCGGAGAACAAAAACGGTAGGGAGACGACGTTCTTTTGTTCCTGGATCCCCCTCCAGCGCGTCCGAATGATCGAGCTCGCCTcgcttttttttgtttgattccTGTTGAGATATTTAAAGTAGATGATGACCTAATAGTTTCCGAGCTCTATTAAAGTAAAAGACACCTTGGACGCTTAGGAAATTATCTAAATTTGCCTCCACAGAGGAAATGCTCCAACCCATGTTTGAAACCGAGGAGCCGCCGGAGAGCTTCCCCGACCAGACCTCCACGCCGGAGTTGCAGCCTCCGTCACATGTCAAAGACGAGTCGCCGCCGGACCCTAAGCAGGAGAAGAAGAAGAGCACCAAGACTTTCGAATGTATCCAGTGCGGGCGGGTGTTCCAGCATCGCAACAGTCTGCTGTATCATACGCTGATGCACAGCGAGAAGCAGCAAGTGTGTCGGGAGTGCGGGAAGAGCTTCTACACCGTTCACGCTTTAAAGGTAAATACGTATAACATATGTAATTTGATCCATTGTAGATGTCACACGGTTTTTTCGGTCTCATCTCGTACAATACTTtccactaaatattattttaaatcttatcacTGAAGTAATCGTAGAATTCTAATTCcacaaaaataagcaattaacAATGTCTCACGATGCAAACTTCACTAATACCAGAATAAATCTTACCAGTATATGAAAAAATTGCTTaacatagtatttataaatactatataatattataaatgtgaaagtaaatttgtctgtctgtctgttcgtcggtctttcactaccaaactaatgaacagaatttgatgaaatttggtatgaagcaaatttgaacttcaaggaaggacataggctacttttttcacaaaaacatgacacctaaaacgcgagtgaagccgcgggcgacaactagtagaATATATTAGAGTTGAGACGAAAGTACGTTTCTCATAATCATATCGTGGTCCGCAGATACACAAGCGCGTGCACAACGACGACCGGCCGTGCAAGTGCGACGAGTGCGGCCGGGAGTTCCGCCAGTGGGGGGACCTCAAGTACCACAAAGCCTCGCTGCACTCCGACAAGGTGGGAGCCACGGGGATTAGCTATCATTTCTCTATTCTATTCTTGatctcttaaattattatttaaagattttttatgaaCATACAGAcatgaactgttttattttaaacagataTACGACATTGTATTAAACAGTTTATAGTTAAATCACAACAATTGCTTTTCTAGATAAATATCACAAGAACGTAACTTAACTTTTAAACTTAGGACACATTTTCAATACAAGTTTAAAACTTGTTCAAAATTCCTCttgcaatttaatatattatttataacttaagttAAAAGTACATACAACAACTAACAACATTAACATATTTTCAGAAACACTTCAAATGTGAATTCTGTGGTAAAGAGTTCGCCCGGCGTTATTCGCTTAACGTACACAGGCGTATACATACAGGCGAGAAGAACTATAAGTGCGAGTATTGCAACAAATCCTTCCGAGCGTCTTCCTATCGGCTGAGTCACATGCGAACTCACACGGGTAtgacaataacattaattttattcatttaccaTTTATAAACCTTTGAAAACTAGTAATCTGATGATGGATACTGTATTATTAAGAACTTGgatgacacgctaccgcgtgtctagataaaattaagactaaaattacaataactatTTCTATAAACTCGAAGTTAGACAATCCTAAGTAACTTGGCCTAATTTTAAATCGTTCCTAATATTCTCATCAAATGTCATTcgagtgtttatttatttttatttacagggAGTAAGCCCTACAAATGTACGCACTGCGAAAAATGTTTCCGAGTGTCATACGATTTACAACGTCACATGCATATTCATGAAAAAGTACGTGTTAAAACGGAAGAACAGAAAAAGGTTAAAGAAACAAAAGATAAGAAAACCCCCAATACCAAAGTAAACGAATTAAAAGTCGAATCGAAACTGCCCAAAATCGATCAGAAAAAAACGGAAAATAGATTACCGATTTTAAAAAGCTTACTAGATAAAAAGCCCCCTAAAACTCCCAAAAAATCGCCAAAGAAAGCGCCTAACGTAACAGTACAAAATCGAACAGATGGACAGTTCAACGAAGAAATCTTCGACACGAGGCAGGATCCATACAAATTTAAAGAAGTATTCATTAATCATAAGGAATATCCGGAAATTTCTTCAAGATTACAAGAAAGATCGGACGAAAGAGAGCTGGCTACTTTGAGGGCAATCAAAAGCCAACCGATCTGCGAAACGGAAGAAAGGAACTATAGCAGAGAGAATACGGACGGCAAGATGCAAGTTTATACACAGATCGAAAAGAGCAAAGAGTACAGCGGACCAATAGTTACCAATGTGGTGTCCTTGAGCGACATCAGGAACCTCGAAAGAGAAGTGGGTCGAGAACCAAGAGCAGAAATACACGGGGAAGGTCTTGAAAATGGATTTTTCGAGAAGCTATCTGCCTTCTACAATATACCAGCTGTATGAAAAAAGTTTTGGAAGAGAACTGGTTTTCGACCGGTCGATTAACGGACCACTTAGtgaattttattagttttataacatGATCCCGGATTAGTTTTTATAAGTGTGTTGGTGTTAAATAATGTCGGTATATGTGCTACCTAATGCATCTGTGATAGCGTTACTTAATATTGAGGCCAAATACTTATATGTAAAGCGATTATTTGGATACGTTAGTAACCAGCcgtaattagatataaaatttacaactaaATGTCaagtatattattgttgttggtatcatttaaattaactgaCATTAATACGACTCGTGACATTGTTAATTCTtacattatctataataaagaCGCAATATAATACTAACTCTAAtcactaaagatttttttttttattacgtatgtCTGACTTATTTGGAATACCTTGCAATGAGTCCTCGTTGTTCTATGACGTCAGCGTCGCCTACTAATATCATTCACAATGTGAATAAACTCAGCACAAATTTTATACAAGACTTATTCATTTGACaagcatatataataatatatgcttGTATGTAAatagtgtaaaaatatatcgaataacCACCGCTTAACGTTATATTTATGtagaaaaattttaaatgtgtattaatAAAGTCGCATaatcaaataactttttttaagctaattttttttttttttaataaattaatttcgatcaatttatttgtaatattattaagtgtttCTGCTGTTCGTGAAGGattttacttcaaatatttcaacttttaaatagttttatttaattaaaataaaaacagttagaggactttaaattatttcgaacAAAAAAACGTATACAGCTTCTATATACCTTCTCTATAAACCTTCATTAGCGGGTGTTTAAttataactgatttttttttcttattttcattaatgattTTTCATTCGATACAGAGGTATTGACACAACATTGTTTAACTGAACAATATTCTTATGtgaaccataaataaataaatttgtcgcataatattaattaagaccTCCGTTGTCGCAACTATTATCGATATATAAAGTAtgtgattattttgtatttttttttaataatattaggctCGAGAAAATCTTGCGCGGCTGCTAGACCGACATGTCCCACAGCAAAGACTAACTACGGCAAAGAATACAGCTGAAAGCTGAATAATGATTTCATGTTGCGAATTGGGGGGGGGGCATGGTGGGGCACAGCGTTAGTTCTTGGTTAACGGTGCTGACGGCAGCGGATCATATTCGCTCTAGCTTTCTCTTGGGCCTATAAGCTGGGAACAGTGTTACAACGCCAGGCTGACGTTTATATCGCAGAAAAACAATTGTCGAAGACAATAAGAACTGGTGTCATTTGAACGTCTGTATTCTTTGACTACGGTGCCCAGCGTAAGGTCGTGTCGAAGTCACATTGCCTTCTTCGATAAGTGTAGCCAGATCGAATAATAaacgtcaaattattttaattaaatcttatactaTGTGGTTCAATGTCCCCTTGGCTCTAAAGCAATATGCGTTAATGATTAACTCGAATTATGTTTAGgtcatatgtaataaaaaaaaaattgtatctttaattttaaaataaatagttggcTTCCAATGTATTTTACTAATGCCAAATGtgaaaaatgacaaataaatatctttgGTACTCTGAATAAATTAATCCTGCGACCATCTccacacatcaaatatttttgaattgattAAGTAtccttaagatattttaatgagtgagccagtgaaaacCAGAAAACATATGTTTAGATCCGAGGACTGCAATTGTTTTGTTGACGGATTTGAAATGACCCAGATTGATTAATAGCTCAAATAATCTTAATCCTTGCAATCGTAAGTTATTTGTTTAGTTTCCCCACCTCTACTCTCCTTGTCTATGTCTACGTTGATACCACATTAACATCAGGGTTCTATTCACAATATTATTTAGTCACTGTGTTCcgtactttgtaaatatttattaatattaatttttataaaaaataaatcatgttgAATATGCGTTTTTGTttcttctaaataaaatttacctagTCCTGTAACATGTTCATCTGAGGctgtttactaatattttttttattataggcgCACGTGTGTGTACAGGACTTGTTCGCATGTTTTGGtcgtttaatcaaaatatttttgaatcggcttgtatcgaattaaattattataagtgagccagtgtaactactgacacaaggaatataacatcttggGTTTCCAAGGTGGTGGTTAGATGGCTCTTTGGGATTAGGTGACCCACTTGCTGGTGCACAcctatctattttaattataagtattatatatagccACCTCcggtaaactatttattttaatttgtaaagatCTTGGATTTTATTGGTACAAGTAACGAATCAAACATCAAATCAATCATACAGAATATGCAATTATTGTAGGCGAAATCTGTGTTTACAAAAGACCTCGTACTAATATGCATTGAAAACACATCTCTTTTGTGATCAGAGAATTTAGGTGATAATCCCCCATAACGTCGCGTTTTTCTCacgattttattagtatatcttGTATCTCTAAAATTACTAGACTAAATTAACgttattatttcaaagatatATAGTACTTTGGATAAATAATACtgatcatataatattattattttttaaaaatcccgtttttttaacaaaagccTTTTTATTGTGTCTTATCTGATAAAGGTATTAACCGCTGTACGTACGCtactgtatttttaatgtacctAAATACTGCAGTGAAACATTAGGAATGTTACACAGTTAAAGTTGTATAgtgttaagaatataaaaatttgtaatatgttGTACAATTATCTATGTCtgaatttcattcatttttttttattaattaaatttcaatcttTGATTAGTTAAGAGTCTATGCCGGAGAAATTAGTACATAGTGAATAAACAGGTAAATAAGACTCAATGCACAAAATTCCCAAAAATTTAAGATGTAATTAAACGTCAAAAGTCTATTAAATTACTTACATCAAAAATTTAGCCACTCGCTCCTAATTTCGATTTAAAAGCTATGACTTAATTTTAGGCTAggtaaattaatcttaattgtacaaaacaaaatatgaaaacttaattatatacctacttcCTTAGAAAATTAAGAACGTTTGTGGGTGTGCAAAggaaaattaaatcaatctaaaaaaaaacaatgcagtatgtcataaaaaataattacagacgTAAGAAGTTTaaatcaaaagtaaataaacaaataagaatatttttatcttattagcTTTTACCATAGCTGGCGTCGAATACGTCAAGCTAACGGACTCACGTGGTTATGATTCAGTTGTGTTTACAATACACAGGTTTACGCCAGTTTTATAGCTGGTGAGCCAAATTCTTAACTCATTAGTTCAGCATTATTATCTTTAGGATGATGGTGACGAAGACAACGTCATAATGGTATCGTCATTTCATCCATGTCATGCTCTATACATAGCGAACGTCATATCTAAAATAACAGTGTCGTTTTGAGCATCACAAAcaattatagaataattatttgatgAACTTTGTCGATATGTACAGGATTTCGTTTGATTTCatctaaaacattataataataaatatgaaacagaAGTACACTGGactgaaaaattaaatgaatcaaagacattaaaaaaattaggcTACATGTACAATTAC includes the following:
- the LOC125077585 gene encoding uncharacterized protein LOC125077585; this encodes MRNVESHLLEDKMDEAVTHYINSQQTPESVHVDANSLALNVQDDGGGRVVTVMHPQNFPSQMCRQVSVGEQVGDGPWVEELLDPEGRLAALVAHLAQHSRASHHQTHPNHHKVPSVRSDVDPSVILDTPMRLFNGQQLDQQSDTIVVQVPPLPTLPPLQDMKRCPDTDWFHKNKNALKDDSGILTDQDGPVLDIGAGASPAQNKQQSKKSLPHKKRISRKLKRTNGSSTPQQDIVVINCGGEGQQEEILPDTFATVTSHSHVTHVPHVSHVSHVPHMPHVPHVTHEMRAMFICQLCGEFYGEEQLKFYQHLKQHYEPHATIIIENPVPDLGIDKMTNTCIVDNVATLPDSIVELSLEGSVPKTMYQSIDKHILYTTSDKTLNYTSNKVQYSVASMDKEVPEVEKADLYDSLDKLEYFCTKCNKSFRKQKQCEAHIKEAHSNQKLEDMGEFSEPEDLMEGIHVAVEESGEQYEQALLPHLTVENGHVHQEHVRHWYMRNGQGAGAASPLCACGGACGGACGGAGYCAASEPAPPAPPSLASVAIQATGSVALVPSPGVVAHRPPENKNEEMLQPMFETEEPPESFPDQTSTPELQPPSHVKDESPPDPKQEKKKSTKTFECIQCGRVFQHRNSLLYHTLMHSEKQQVCRECGKSFYTVHALKIHKRVHNDDRPCKCDECGREFRQWGDLKYHKASLHSDKKHFKCEFCGKEFARRYSLNVHRRIHTGEKNYKCEYCNKSFRASSYRLSHMRTHTGSKPYKCTHCEKCFRVSYDLQRHMHIHEKVRVKTEEQKKVKETKDKKTPNTKVNELKVESKLPKIDQKKTENRLPILKSLLDKKPPKTPKKSPKKAPNVTVQNRTDGQFNEEIFDTRQDPYKFKEVFINHKEYPEISSRLQERSDERELATLRAIKSQPICETEERNYSRENTDGKMQVYTQIEKSKEYSGPIVTNVVSLSDIRNLEREVGREPRAEIHGEGLENGFFEKLSAFYNIPAV